The following nucleotide sequence is from Halorussus caseinilyticus.
CCGTGCGCTCGAAGTGGCTCTGGGGCCTGTCGGCCATCTTCTTCGGCCTGTTCGTCGGGAGCGCCTACCTCATCGGGTCGGGCCTCCAGTCGAGCGGGAACCAGCCACTCACCTCGGAGGTGTTCGTGCCGACGCTCGGCAACCGCGTCGTCGCGCTGGTGGTCCCCATCGTCGCCATCGTGGTCGCCTACAGTTCCATCATCGGCGAGCGCGAGTCGGGGTCGCTGAAGCTTCTGCTTTCGCTTCCCCACTCCCGACAGGACGTGGTGGCCGGGAAAGCCACCGGACGGAGTACCGTCCTCGCGCTCCCGATACTCGTCGCCATGCTTCTGGCGGCGGTGGTCCTCGCCATCTACGGCATCGACGTGGGACCGCTGAAGTATCTGGCGTTCGTGGCGCTGACGCTCCTGTTGGGCGTCGTGTTCGTCAACCTCGCGGTCGGCATCTCGGCGGCGGCGTCCACGAATCGCCGGGCGATGCTCGGCACGGTCAGCCTCTACGTCGTCCTCACGATGCTCTGGACGCAGGTCCGGCGCGGTCTGCTCGTGGTCAACGACAAACTCGGTCTCGGCTGGGAGAACATCACGCTCGTGAAGTACGGCCTGTTCGTCAAGTACTTCAACCCGGTCCGGGCCTACGAGAGCCTCGTCACCCGCCTCTACACCGACAGCGTTCTGGGCGCGCGACTCTACGGCGTCAATCGGATGCAACAGCAACTCGTCACCCAGCAAATCGGTGACGTGCCGTTCTATCTCTCGGACTGGGTTGTGCTGGCCCAGT
It contains:
- a CDS encoding ABC transporter permease subunit, encoding MTWQAIARKDFRDAVRSKWLWGLSAIFFGLFVGSAYLIGSGLQSSGNQPLTSEVFVPTLGNRVVALVVPIVAIVVAYSSIIGERESGSLKLLLSLPHSRQDVVAGKATGRSTVLALPILVAMLLAAVVLAIYGIDVGPLKYLAFVALTLLLGVVFVNLAVGISAAASTNRRAMLGTVSLYVVLTMLWTQVRRGLLVVNDKLGLGWENITLVKYGLFVKYFNPVRAYESLVTRLYTDSVLGARLYGVNRMQQQLVTQQIGDVPFYLSDWVVLAQFLLWLFVPVALGYLAFRDADL